The genomic window ACCAGCGCGGGGTGGCGGTGACCGAGCAGATGCACACCGAATGAGCCGAAGTCCAGCCAGTTGCGGCCGGTGTTGTCGGTGATCCAGGCTCCATCCGCTCGGTACTCGCCGCCGAGCAGCCCGGCCATCCGCAGCAGCATCGCCTGGGAGCGGCCGAAGGCCGCGCCGTAGCGGTCGATGAATCCTGTGGTCATCCCGTGCTCACGCGCCCTTGAGCAGGCGGGCCGGGCAGTAGGTGGCTGTGGAGGGTCACGGGATCGCCCTTTCGGTGAGCCGGGCCGGGTGGGGGTGGCGGATGAGGTCCGCCGCGCGCAGCGCCAGGGCCGTCACGGGGGCGTGGGGGTGTCCGCGCGGCGGGCTGGGCAGCACGGAGGCGTCGACCACGCGCAGGCCCACGACGCCGCGCACGCGGAGCAGGGGGTCGACGACCGAGGCGCCGTCCGCGCCCATCCGGCAGGTGCCGACCGGGTGGTAGATCGTCTCGGCTCGCTCGCGGATCACGGCCGCGGCCTGCGCCGGGGTGTGCGGCAGGATCGTGCCGCCGAGCGGTCGCCCGATCCGGTCGGCCAGTGGGCCGGTGCCCAGGAGCTCTACGGCGTGGCGGATGCCGGCGATGAGGGTGGCCTCGTCCCCGCCTGCCGGGTCGTCGAGGTAGCCGGGGTCGATCAGCGGCGGGACCAGCGGGTCGTCGGCCTGCGGCCGGATGTGCCCGCGCGCTCGGGGCTGCAGGAGGATCACGCCGAGGGTGACGCCGTGCCCGCCGCGGGTCCGGCCGTGGTCGAGGAACGGCACCGGCATCCACAGCAGTTCGACGTCCGGGGCGGGGGCGGGGGCGGGGGCGTGGGCGGTGGTGCGCAGGAAGCACAGGGCCTCGGCGAGGTTGGAGGTGAGCGGCCCGCGGCGGGTGGCCAGGTAGCGGCCGAGTTCGGTGGAAGGGTCCTGGTCGGCGGCGACAGGGGAGACGGGTTCGGGGGTGGTGAAGGCGAGTGGGACGAACAAGTGGTCGGCCAGGCCCCGGCCCACCTCGGCGAGGGGATGGACCACGTCGATGCCCAGCTCCTCCAGCAGGCGCGGGTCGCCGATGCCGGATTGCTGGAGCAGCAGCGGGCTGCCGACGGCGCCGGCGGCCAGCAGCACCTCGCGGGTGGCGTGGGCTGTGCGCACGGCGCCCTGCGCGTCGCGGTAGGCAACGCCCACGGCCCGGCGCCCCTCGAACAGGATGCGCAGGGCCGTGGCGCAGGTGATGGTGCGCAGGCCGGGGCGGCGCCTGGCCGGGCGCAGCCAGGCATCGGCGGCGCTCCACCGGCGGCCGTTGCGCTGGGTGACCCACACCGGGCCGACCCCTTCCGGTTCGGGATCGGCGGGATCGTCGGGAAGGAGGCGGTGCCTGGCCTTCCGGCACGCGGTGAGGAAATCCGCGGTGGTGGGGTTCGGGTCGCGCAGCCTGCGCACCCACACTTCGTCGCCCGGAGCGGTCCCGGTGCGTGCACGCGGGTGCTCCAGGCGGTCGAAGTACGGGCGCAGTTGCTCGTATCCCCAGCCCGGGCAGGCCGCCTCCCACGCCGTGAAGTCCGCGCGGTGCCCGCGGGTCCAGATCTGGGCGTTGAGGGAGGACGAGCCGCCCAGGGTCCGGCCGCGCGGCCAGTACAGCCTGCGGCCGCCCAGGTTTCGCTGGGGCGTGGTGGCCAGGGCCCAGTCGTACTCGGTGCCGAAGAGCGAGGGGAATGCGGCGGGGATGCGGATCTCGGGTCGCCTGTCCGGCGGCCCTGCCTCAAGAAGGAGCACGGTCACGGACGGGTCCGCGCTGAGCTCGCCGGCCAGCACGCAGCCCGCGGAACCGGCGCCGAGGACCACGTAGTCGGCGCGCTCGGCGGCCGGGAGCGTCATCGGGAATCCTCCCGGGCGGCGCCCCCGTCGGTGAGCACGGGCAGGCGGGCGGGGGTGCGATCGAAGAGCAGGCCGCGCCAGGTGACTTCGGAGTACGGCAGGGCGGGCCGGATATGGAGAAAACGCCCGAAGAGGGTGCGTAGCGCGACCCTGATCTCCAGCCGGGCCAGGTGGGCGCCGACGCAGTAGTGGGGGCCGTGTCCGAACGTCAGGTGCGACGGCTTGGTGGGGCGTTCGAGGAGCAGGTCGTCGGGGTGGCTGAAGGCGGCGGGGTCGCGGTTGACCGATGCCAGCAGAATGAAGACCACCGCTCCCGCGGGAATGACGGTCCCGCCGATCTCCACCGGCTCGAGCGCGAACCGCCAGGGGGAGAAGGGGAACGGCGGGTGGTGGCGCAGGAGTTCTTCGACCAGTGCCGCGGAGTGGCCCTCGTCGGCGAGCAGGTGCCGCAGGGTGGAGGCGGTATGCATCACGGTGGCGGCGCCGTGGCCGATGGCGATCGCGGTGGAGGAGATGCCGGCCCCGAAGAGCATCGTGACGGTGGAGGCCATCTCGCGTCGGCTGATCCGGCCCTCGGCGACGGCCTGTTGCAGGGCGAGGATGACGGTGCCGCTCCCGGCCTGCTGCGGTGCGGAGACGGCGTCGCGCACCAGGTCAACCAGGTCGGCGAAGGCGCGGCGCATGGGTGGCGAGTCGGGATTCTCCCGCCCGCCGAGCCGGCGGGTGAGCGCGGCCGCGGTGTCCATCGCCTCGTCGGGGAAACCCAGCACGCGGGCCAGGACGGTCTCGGTCAGCGGCTGGGCGTAGTCCCGCAGCAGGTCGGCCTCGCCCGTGATCGCCAGACGGTCGGTGAGCATCAGGGCGATCGACTCGATCTCCTCCCGGCGCCGGGCGACGGCCTCGGCGGACAGCTGCGCGGCCACGACACCGCGCAGCCGGGCGTGATCCGCCTCGTCGCTGTTGAGCATATGGCGGCCCTCGACGACGTAGAGGTCCTCCGCGTACCGCCGTCCGGCGAAGCCGTGTCCGGGGTCGGTGAGTCGGCGCAGGTCCTTGATCAGGCAGGGATTCCTCAGCGCGCGCCGTCCGTCCTCGTAGCGGGTGATCACCCATGCGGTGAGCCCTTCGGGCAGGCGGACGGGCAGGACCGGCGCGCGTTCGCGCAGCGCGCGGAAGGCGGCGTCGGCCTCGGCGAGGTATTCCGGCGGGGGATCGAGCCGCGCGGCGGACGGGGGGCCGGGGAGGGTCACGGCTTCTCCTCGTTCGCCTGCATCGTGCGTTCGATGAGGGCGCACAGGTCGTCACCGGTGCGCACGTCGAACAGTGCCTCGTCGTCGAGACTGATGTTCCAGTCGTCTTCCAAGGTGACCACGGACTCCACCAGGCGCAGGGAGTCCATGCCGGGCAGCTCGGTGAGCCGGCGGCCCAGGTCCACCTCTTCCGGCGCGCACTCCAGGAGTTCACTCAGGGCGGCGCGGACCTCCCGCCGCACCACGGCCGCGACTTCGCCGCTCTCTCCTGTGTGGGGCATCTGCACGTACCTCACTTCCCGGTGGTGAAATCGGAGGTGGCGCCCTCGGAGCCCTCGGTGCCGGTGTGTGCGGTGAGGAACTCGCGGACCAGGCTGCGCTGCCACTTGCCGCTGGTGGTGCGGGGCAGGGTCCGGGGCGGGACGACGACGCGGACGGCCACCAGGCCCAGCGCGTTCGAGACGGCGCCGCGGATGTCGTCCGCCAGCCGCTCGTGGCCGTCGCCGCCCGCGGCCTCGGCGACGATGACCATCTGCTCCGTCAGAGGATCGGCGACGGCCACGCAATGGCCGCGGTGGACGTCGGCGACCCCGCGCGTGGCCTCCTCGACGTCATCGGGGTAGAAGTTGCGGCCCTGCACCGCGATCATGTCCTTGGTCCGGCCGGCGACGTACAGCTCGCCGTGGTGCAACAGCCCCAGGTCGCCGGTGTGCAGCCAGCCGCCGCGCAGCGCCTGTCGGGTGGCCTCCTCGTCGCGCAGGTAGCCGGTGGTGGTGGCGGGCCCGCGGATGCAGATCTCGCCGAGGGTGTCCTCGGGGAGCGCGGTTCCGCTCTCGCCGGCCACGCGCAGCTGGATGCCGGGGACGGGCACGCCGAGCGCGGTCAGCTGCCAGCTCCCGGCGATGCCCGGGGCGGCGAGCCGAACCCGCCCTCCGGGGACGAGACTCGAGCGGTCGACGCTCAGGCGGCGGGGCGTCTGGCCGAGCGGCGGCATGGTGACGGCGAGGGTGGCCTCGGCCATGCCGTAGCACGGGCATAGCGCGGATGAAGGAACGCCCAGAGGGGCGAAGGCGGCATCGAACCTGTCGAGGGTGCGCCCCTGCACCATCTCCGCGCCGATGAGCGCGAGCCGCCACCGTGACAGCGGCGCGTCGGCGGGAGAGGTCCCGAAGGCGGAGGCCGCGGCTCTGGCCAGCCGGTCGTAGGCGAAGTTCGGCCCGGTGGTGACGGTGCCGCCGACGCGGCCGAGGTGCCGTAGGAACTCATCCGGGTGGCGGATGAAGGTCAGAGGGCTGAACACGTGGGCGTCGCTGAGTGAGAGCAGCGAGCACATGAGGCCCACCAGGCCCAAGTCGTGGAAGAGCGGCACCCAGGACACGAGCACATCGTCGCTGCGGGCACCGATGTGGGCGTTGATGGCGGACACCCCGGTCAGGAACGCCTGATGGGTGAGCATCACGCCCTTGGGCCGCGTGGTGCTCCCAGAGCTGAACTGGACCAGCGCCAGGGAGTCGGGGGCCGGGTCGGCTCGCCTCATGCCGGAGGTTTTCGGCTCCGCGGCGAGGGCAGCGGGGCAGATCAGCTTCAACCGCGGGAACTGTCCGGCCAGTTCGGCCCCGATCGCCTCGCCCGCGCCGAGTACGACCAGGTGGCGGATCCCGGAGGTGTTCAGGGTCGGCACCAGACCGCGGGCCACCGCCGCCGGGTCCAGCACCACCGGCGGCAACGGCAGCACGGTGACGGCCGCCCCGGCCACCGCCGTGCCGAAGAAGGCAGTGAGCAACTCGGGGGCCGTGGGCATCAGCAGCCCGACGAGGTCGCCGCCACCCACACCGGCGGCCCGCAGACCGGCGGCGAACTTTTCTGCCGAATCGGGCAGTTCCCGGTGTGTGAGCACGGCCCCGTCTCGGGGAAGACCACCGTGCGATCGCTGGCCCGCAGCCGGTCCAGCAGCTCCACCAGGGTCCGGGGCTTCTCCCCCATGGGCATGTTCCTTTCCGCGTCGGTCCGCACAGAGGGCGAGGTGCAAGGTCAGGGGAGTGGCGGTGGCTGCTCGGGAGGGGCCTGGACCACCACGCAGGTGGCGGTGAACCCCGCGCCGACGTTGACCAGCAGTGCGTACTGCCCCGGCATCAGGCGCCGCCGCCGGATCAGGTGGGCCAGGTTCGCGGCCAGGTCGCCCGCGAACAGATGGCCGGTGGCCGAGGCCAGGTGGATGTGTTCGGCCTTCCCGGGCGGCGGCACCACCCCGCTGGTCAGCATCCGCAGCAGCGAGGAACTGATCCGGGGAAGCATGACCACCGCCAGCCGCCGGTCGTCCGGCTCCAGGTCCGCGTCGGCCAGCACTGCCCGCACCGCGTCGCGCACGCAGCGCCGCATCAAGAACACCAGGTGGTCGCTGAGAGTTTCGGAGCTGATCTCGGTGTCCAGCGGCTCATCGCGCAGAGGGTTGAGCACGGGGAGCGCGGCCTCCTGTTCCGAGCACCCGTACGAGGCGATGGAGTGGACGGCAAGCCCTTCGCAGCCCGTCGAGAGCACCAGGGCGGTCGCGCCGTCACCCATCGCCGCTCCTGCCGCCCGTAACTGCCAGCGGCGCAGCGACACCGGACCGAGCGCATCACCGGTGAGCACCAGGGCGGTTCGGATGCGCGGCTCGGCAAGCACGTGGGCCACGGCGATCTGGGCCGCCATCGCACCGCCGTTGGACATCTGCCGGACGCCGAGCGCCGTAGCCCGGTTCGCCCCCAGGAGCCGGGCGAATCGCGGCGCGAGCTTCCACCCCGCGGTCGTGTCCGCGCTCCAGGCGTGCACCAGCAGGTCGACTCTCTCCGGATCCTTCCCCGCCGCGGCGAGCGCTTCGCGTGCGGCGGCCAGCACCATCGTCTCCGCCTTCTGCCCCTCCTCGGCCGTCGGGACCTCCGAGGCGTCCGACGCGGCCGCCAACTCCCTTGACAGCACACCGCGCTCCACGGCGTAGCCGATCGGCTGCCGGCCGTCCGGAACGAACGCGCCGGCCCCGGTGACGCAGACTCGCCCCGCCACCTTCATCCCGACTCCTCCCCGGGGCCCCTGAACCCGTGTCGTACGCGCTTGCCGGGCCTCTCCCTCACAGTCCCAGCGCGGCCGGGGCCCCGGGAGCCCTCCGGACGGCAGTAACAGTTGAAGGTGTTGAAGGGGACGGGGTACGTACGAGTGCGGCAACAAGGCGTCTTGGTAAGGAGGTTGGAAGACCCGCATCCGAAGCCGCCGCGGGCGAGCGCCTCGCTCGCATACCCGCGGTCGGGGGCGATCACGGGTCCGCCGCGCCTGTGGCGCTGCGGCTCGGTCGCGCTCCTGGACGCGGAACGCCGCCGTCAAGAGAGGTTCAACAGGCCGTCATGACCCACAGTCCTGTCCTGTCAGTGGCGGCGGGTCGTCTCGGAATGCCGCGGTTGGAACGTCGTGGATGTCGGGCTCCGCGTTGCAGGCAATCGGATCGTCGCGTATCCCGGTCTCGCACTCCAGTGTCGTGGAGCGCTCGGAGTGCCCTAACAGTGGTGGGCGGACAAGGCCGTAGAGAGTGGGATCGTTCATACAATATTTGTAGTGGTGGTCGTTAGTTCATGGGGGGCATATCGGCAGATGTCACTCGAACGGCCGCCAGTGATCGCGAGGTCAGACTCTGTCCACGCTGCGGGACGAGAGGGCGTACGCGCGCGTCAGGACCACCTCGGCGGGGGGATAGCGGCGGTGCGGAGCCAACTGCCGGCGAAGAGTCCTGAGAGCGTGGTCGGCTTTGCCGGAGCCCAGGTGGGGATAGTCGTCGAGGAACAGCTGCCATGCGTCGCAGGAGGCATCGAGGTGCCCCAGGTGCAGGTGATTCTGGGCCAGCTGAGCCCTGGTCAGGGCGCGGGCACGGACCTCGTTGGGCGGCCGGTGGTTCGCGGACGTGGTCAGAGCGCTGACGGCCGCACGATGGTCGCCGAGCTGGCCGAGTGCCTCCGCTTGCTGATAAGCGAGGGCGCTCGGGGCATAGGAACTGAAGGGGCCGGGTGGTGAACCGGTCGGTTCGGCGAGTCGCTCCGCTCTCCGGAGGGACGCGAGCGCATGGTTGCGGTCCTTGCCTGCGGCCTGGGCCACGGCGAGCTGGGCGAGGGCGAACGCGTGGACGTGCGCAGGGGCTGCGGATGCGGCCCGGGCGGCGCTCTGGGCGAGGTCGAGTGCCTCGCGGTGGTGCCCCAGTCCGTGCGCCTGAGCGCTCATCACGCGCAGGGCAATGGCGCCGGTGCTGCGGTCGTCGGCTTCGAGGGCCAGGCGCAGTGACGTCGTCAGGTAGCGCTGGGCCAGTCCCTGGGCCTGGGTATCGAGGTGCATGCGGGCGAGCAGCAGGGTCAGGCGTGCGGCCGAGGTGAGCAGTTGTGCGTGTATCGCGGCGGTACTCCGTGCATGCAGCCAGGTCGAGACGGCATCGGCGAGCAGCGCGGCGAGCGCCGTGCGTCCGTGGCTGCCGCCGATCGAGTCGATCAGCACCGCGAAGGAATCCACGGCGGTGCGCAGGGCGAGGACATGAGACGTGCCCACTCGTTGACGGCTGCTGTCGTCCACCTGGCTAGTGCCGTATTCGGTCCTGCTGAGAGGTGCGAGGGGATCGAAGGCACCGATCCGGGGCATGCGATAGGGCTCCTGGGCGAGGTCCTTCCTGCGCCTCGGATCCACTTCGGCCGTGCTGAGTTCGGAGAGGGCCTCGGCGGCGGTGCCCTCGTCACGGGTGGCAGTCTCGTCGTGCGCAGGGCCCGGCGCCAGGCCGAGCAGGAACGGGGTGACCGGGCGCCGCAGCCTGCGGGTGAAGACCTCTGCGAGCAGGACCGTTATGTGCGGCCGGGGGCGGACACCGGCAAGCCAGTGGGCGACGGCTGTGCGGTCGTACTTCAAGTCGAGGCCGATCTCCCGGCCCGTGAGATTGACGCTGCGGGCGAGCGCTTCCTGCGTCCATCCCGCCTCGGTCAACAGGGACTTCAGAGCCTGGTTGGGAGCACGCTGCGTGTTCATGGCACCTCGCCGGGAAAGGGGGTCCAGGGCCGTGGGAAGCATTGTGTCGCTGATAGCGGGGGCGACCGCCGCCCAGAGCCCATGACGGGGTGTATATCCCACGCTTCGTCCCTGGCTAAGCGCTCCTGAGTCCTTCCCGGGGCGTGTCGTCCTCTTTCCAGTACGCCGCATATGAGGGCAGCGACGGAACCTCCTTTCCGGAGGTGATCAGTTGAACCTGTTGAAAGGCGGGCGTACGTTCCTCAAGGACAAACGGCCCCGCGGGAAGGGTGAGTCCTTCCCGCGGGGCCGTCCGCCCGTGCCTGCGACCAGTCCGCTACCGCCGGTCGGACGCCCCCCGTTGACGGGAGACCGCTCGGCGGACCGCTTCGTCGATGGCGGGGAGGGTCGGCTTGAGGTCTCTGAAGACGACGTACTCCACCGTGGCCACCGAGTGCAGACCGCGGACGAGGAAGGCGTACTCCTGGCCCTCCTCCAGGAGCAGCACGATCGGTTTGTCGAAGGCGCTCGCCCAGCCCATCTCGATATGGGTTCCCGGTGAGGCCGGGAGGCCCGGAAGGGCGACGAAGACGTCCGCCTTCCTGATCTCCTCCTGGTCGAGGCGGGTGCACTCGGCAGGCTGCATCAGCTCCGCGCCCCACGCCTCGCGCCGGTGGGCGTTGTGCACGCTGAGCCCGTGGCCCTCGAAGTGGTCGATCAGCGTGGCGAAGGGCGCGCGGGTTCCCTCCGGCATCTCGCCCGTGACGGGGTCGAGCAACTGGAGAAAGGGGCCTGCGAGGAACATGGTGTCGATTCCGAGGTCGCGTGCCAGGGAGCTGGCGGGGATCACGGTCATCAGGTGCCTCCTCGGCTGTGGTGGTGGTCTGCGGGGGTACGGAACGAACGCATCCGTACGTGCTTCAGTCCTTGTAGAAGCACTGGATGTACGCGTCGCCCGAGGTGCCGTACGTGTACTCGGTCGTGTCGTACGCCGTGTACGGGTGGCGCTCGACGTGGATGCGGCGGAAATGGGGGAGGTACTGCCAGCGCAGGTCCGGCCTGGTGCTGAAGAAGGGGATGAACACGCCACCGGGACGCAGCACACGGACGACCTCCGGCATCGTCCTGCGCCACAGGTCTTCGTCCTTCCACACGTCCATGTCGAGAGCCGGGTCGAAGAACATCCCGTCGATGCTCTCCGAGGGCAGCTCGAACACGCGCTGGAAGAAGTCCCCCCGCTCGATGGAGAGCGTTCCGGGGAGGTCGGGGTGCCTGGCGCGGAAGAGGTCCTCGACCTCTCCGAACAGTTCGAGGACCGTATGGCTGCGGGTGGCCGGGTTCGCCGCGATGCGCAGGGCGGACAGGCCGAGGCCGAGCCCGACCTCGTAGAAGTCCCGGCCGTGGCGGCACAGGATGTCGGCGCTGGTCCACATCAGGTCGCGCTCCCAGGCCTGCATGGCCTGTTCCCCTCCGATGCTCAGCGTCACCTCGCCGTCGTTCTCGATGAGTTCGATGTCGGGGGCGGGTTCGTTCTCCATGACTACCGTCCTTCGTCCGTCGGTTGGCTGGGGCGGGGTGAGGCGGGGACGACTCCGAAGTGGCGTCGGGCGGTCGAGACGGCGAGGTCCTGCACGGCGAACACCGTGAAGTAGTACGCCTGGGGCGCGGTGTCCGGGGCGACGTGTACGCGGAAGACGACCGCGCGGGGCAGGCCGCCGGTGCCCCGTACCTTCGTGCCGGCGGGTTCCACCGTGGTGTCCTCGCGCAGATAGCCCGGCACGAACAGGCCGAGCCGTACGGGTCCGGGACGGGCGGCTGTGAGCGTCGCACGCACCTCCAGCACGCCGCCCTGCTCCACCTCGTCGGGGGCATGAGCGAACAGCTCGGGCGCGTCGGGGACCCGGAAGGTGACATCGCCGCACCGCATGCACACCACGCACGTGGTGTCCAGGATGTGCGGCAGCAGACCGCGCCGGGTGAACTCCTGGGCCGGGCGCCCGCAGTGGCAGACGACGTCGCGGACGTACGGGTCCAGCGAGCTGCGGTCGCCGAAGTGGGCCGGGTAGTTCATGATCTCGTTCTCGGGGTTCTCCGAGACCTGCTGGGCGATCACATGGTCGAGCGACTGGAGATCCGCGGCGAGCGAGCTGCGGATCTCCTCGGGCGACTGGTCGGCCAGGTGCGTGGGTCGGGCCACCCACAGATCCACCTTCCGGGCCAGCTTGCCGAGCCGGGGCCGCAGGGAGTGGTTGTGCGGCAGCAGGTCGGAGGTGAGCAGCGCGGTGAGCCGCCGGCCTGCCGTGAGCAGCAGGCGATCGGGGGCGTGATCGGAGGGCTTCGGCGCGGGTGGGGTCTCCCCGGGATGCCCCGGCAGGCCGAAACGCATGAACGCGGGGTACGGGTGCGAGCCGGCCAGGCTGGCGTTGAGGGTGTCCACGGAGTCCGCCCCCGTCACGGCGGCGCGCATCCACGCGACGTTCTCGGGCCGGTCGGAGTCGTGCACGGAGACGGCGGACACCACCGTGCGGGCAGGGCCGTCCAGGGCGTTGAGCAGGAGCTGGTACTTCGGGTCGTAGAGCGCGAGGTCGGCGAGCGGTCCGCTGTTGCAGGCGCTGAGGACCAGTTCCACGGCCTCGACCCGGTTGAGGGGGACGAGTTTGTCCTCGGGCTTGTAGCAGGGCAGGCCGTAGGCGCACCGGGGCCCGAGCAGCCCCGGCCTGGCGGGGGCGGACCCGTTGAGGCCGCAGATGGTGAATTCGCCGAGGTTGATGCTGTCGTCCTTGCCGTGTCCCTGAAAGACGACCCTGCGCCACCGGGTGCCGAGGATCTCCGCCTGGATGTCCTGCCGTTCGAAGTCGCGGTCGTCGAAGACGCGGACACCGGGCAGCCGCGGTGGCCGGTCGGTGTCGGTGAACAGGCCCAGGCTGTCCAGGTCCTCGGGCATCTCGGCGTACTGCTTGGCCACGTTCCAGGCCACCGATGCCCCGTCGCGGCCGCTCAGCAGGGACAGGCCGCGGCGTTCGTCGCGGTAGGTGGCGAGCAGCAGGGACCGGACAGGGTCCAGATTGAGCCGGTCGTATGCACCGACCAGCAACAAGGTGCCGGAGTGGCGGGTGCTGAACCCGTCGAGCTCGTCCTCGGGCAGCCATTCCCGGGCGAGCGGCCGCGCCAGTGCCACGACCCCGTCGGGCAGATCGGCCTCGCCGAGTACGACCCCGAAGTCCAGCGGGGCGGGGCGGCGCACACCCGAGTACAGGCCCGACGCCAGCGCCACGCCGGCCGCCAGGTCGGCGCGGCCCTCGACCGGTACGGGCACGGGCAGCCGGTCGGGAGCGTCGAGGAAGGCGCGCACGGCGGAGGCGAGACGCGCATACGGAACGGGCCGGAACGG from Streptomyces formicae includes these protein-coding regions:
- a CDS encoding nucleoside 2-deoxyribosyltransferase; amino-acid sequence: MTVIPASSLARDLGIDTMFLAGPFLQLLDPVTGEMPEGTRAPFATLIDHFEGHGLSVHNAHRREAWGAELMQPAECTRLDQEEIRKADVFVALPGLPASPGTHIEMGWASAFDKPIVLLLEEGQEYAFLVRGLHSVATVEYVVFRDLKPTLPAIDEAVRRAVSRQRGASDRR
- a CDS encoding 3-oxoacyl-[acyl-carrier-protein] synthase III C-terminal domain-containing protein, whose product is MKVAGRVCVTGAGAFVPDGRQPIGYAVERGVLSRELAAASDASEVPTAEEGQKAETMVLAAAREALAAAGKDPERVDLLVHAWSADTTAGWKLAPRFARLLGANRATALGVRQMSNGGAMAAQIAVAHVLAEPRIRTALVLTGDALGPVSLRRWQLRAAGAAMGDGATALVLSTGCEGLAVHSIASYGCSEQEAALPVLNPLRDEPLDTEISSETLSDHLVFLMRRCVRDAVRAVLADADLEPDDRRLAVVMLPRISSSLLRMLTSGVVPPPGKAEHIHLASATGHLFAGDLAANLAHLIRRRRLMPGQYALLVNVGAGFTATCVVVQAPPEQPPPLP
- a CDS encoding acyl carrier protein — encoded protein: MPHTGESGEVAAVVRREVRAALSELLECAPEEVDLGRRLTELPGMDSLRLVESVVTLEDDWNISLDDEALFDVRTGDDLCALIERTMQANEEKP
- a CDS encoding GMC family oxidoreductase, whose translation is MTLPAAERADYVVLGAGSAGCVLAGELSADPSVTVLLLEAGPPDRRPEIRIPAAFPSLFGTEYDWALATTPQRNLGGRRLYWPRGRTLGGSSSLNAQIWTRGHRADFTAWEAACPGWGYEQLRPYFDRLEHPRARTGTAPGDEVWVRRLRDPNPTTADFLTACRKARHRLLPDDPADPEPEGVGPVWVTQRNGRRWSAADAWLRPARRRPGLRTITCATALRILFEGRRAVGVAYRDAQGAVRTAHATREVLLAAGAVGSPLLLQQSGIGDPRLLEELGIDVVHPLAEVGRGLADHLFVPLAFTTPEPVSPVAADQDPSTELGRYLATRRGPLTSNLAEALCFLRTTAHAPAPAPAPDVELLWMPVPFLDHGRTRGGHGVTLGVILLQPRARGHIRPQADDPLVPPLIDPGYLDDPAGGDEATLIAGIRHAVELLGTGPLADRIGRPLGGTILPHTPAQAAAVIRERAETIYHPVGTCRMGADGASVVDPLLRVRGVVGLRVVDASVLPSPPRGHPHAPVTALALRAADLIRHPHPARLTERAIP
- a CDS encoding cytochrome P450, with the protein product MTLPGPPSAARLDPPPEYLAEADAAFRALRERAPVLPVRLPEGLTAWVITRYEDGRRALRNPCLIKDLRRLTDPGHGFAGRRYAEDLYVVEGRHMLNSDEADHARLRGVVAAQLSAEAVARRREEIESIALMLTDRLAITGEADLLRDYAQPLTETVLARVLGFPDEAMDTAAALTRRLGGRENPDSPPMRRAFADLVDLVRDAVSAPQQAGSGTVILALQQAVAEGRISRREMASTVTMLFGAGISSTAIAIGHGAATVMHTASTLRHLLADEGHSAALVEELLRHHPPFPFSPWRFALEPVEIGGTVIPAGAVVFILLASVNRDPAAFSHPDDLLLERPTKPSHLTFGHGPHYCVGAHLARLEIRVALRTLFGRFLHIRPALPYSEVTWRGLLFDRTPARLPVLTDGGAAREDSR
- a CDS encoding class I SAM-dependent methyltransferase; its protein translation is MENEPAPDIELIENDGEVTLSIGGEQAMQAWERDLMWTSADILCRHGRDFYEVGLGLGLSALRIAANPATRSHTVLELFGEVEDLFRARHPDLPGTLSIERGDFFQRVFELPSESIDGMFFDPALDMDVWKDEDLWRRTMPEVVRVLRPGGVFIPFFSTRPDLRWQYLPHFRRIHVERHPYTAYDTTEYTYGTSGDAYIQCFYKD
- a CDS encoding AMP-binding protein; translated protein: MLTHRELPDSAEKFAAGLRAAGVGGGDLVGLLMPTAPELLTAFFGTAVAGAAVTVLPLPPVVLDPAAVARGLVPTLNTSGIRHLVVLGAGEAIGAELAGQFPRLKLICPAALAAEPKTSGMRRADPAPDSLALVQFSSGSTTRPKGVMLTHQAFLTGVSAINAHIGARSDDVLVSWVPLFHDLGLVGLMCSLLSLSDAHVFSPLTFIRHPDEFLRHLGRVGGTVTTGPNFAYDRLARAAASAFGTSPADAPLSRWRLALIGAEMVQGRTLDRFDAAFAPLGVPSSALCPCYGMAEATLAVTMPPLGQTPRRLSVDRSSLVPGGRVRLAAPGIAGSWQLTALGVPVPGIQLRVAGESGTALPEDTLGEICIRGPATTTGYLRDEEATRQALRGGWLHTGDLGLLHHGELYVAGRTKDMIAVQGRNFYPDDVEEATRGVADVHRGHCVAVADPLTEQMVIVAEAAGGDGHERLADDIRGAVSNALGLVAVRVVVPPRTLPRTTSGKWQRSLVREFLTAHTGTEGSEGATSDFTTGK